One segment of Canis aureus isolate CA01 chromosome 27, VMU_Caureus_v.1.0, whole genome shotgun sequence DNA contains the following:
- the LOC144299419 gene encoding uncharacterized protein LOC144299419 isoform X6 — protein MGQQLCRGNRRLKQESIWTNSPWTSAHKMPTLLSIAMHFPGTCGEDETEAAQSTSRKKRFKKVRFSLHNRVYPISDTEEDPTEGPAEDLPTDEAEERASSLPEVDAETIQNSPVESLTQEIPNSEAEEETSALSGGGRPRWFIRHFSRRNVTDAQDLCLESIDGSSSGEEDSAALKKHPFHGHQGSSEGRNI, from the exons ATGGGGCAACAGTTGTGTAGGGGGAATAGAAGGCTGAAACAAGAGTCAATTTGGACTAATTCCCCATGGACTTCTGCCCACAAGATGCCAACACTGCTTTCTATTGCTATGCATTTCCCAGGAACCTGTGGGGAGGATGAGACAGAAGCTGCCCAGTCCACTTCGAGAAAGAAGAGATTTAAGAAAGTGCGCTTCTCTCTGCACAACCGGGTATACCCGATCAGTGACACAGAAGAAG ATCCCACGGAGGGACCAGCCGAGGACCTTCCCACGGACGAGGCAGAGGAACGTGCCTCATCTCTCCCTGAG GTGGATGCTGAGACTATCCAAaact CTCCAGTTGAGTCCCTGACTCAGGAAATTCCCAACTCAGAGGCGGAAGAAGAAACCTCAGCTCTCTCAG gaggagggagaccaAGATGGTTTATCAGACACTTCTCGAGGAGGAATGTGACTGATGCACAAG ATTTGTGTCTGGAGAGCATAGACGGCTCCAGCAGTGGGGAGGAAGACTCGGCAG CTCTCAAGAAGCATCCCTTCCACGGACATCAGGGAAGCAGCgagggaagaaatatttaa
- the LOC144299419 gene encoding uncharacterized protein LOC144299419 isoform X4, with protein sequence MGNLKCCFKGTCGEDETEAAQSTSRKKRFKKVRFSLHNRVYPISDTEEDPTEGPAEDLPTDEAEERASSLPEVDAETIQNSPVESLTQEIPNSEAEEETSALSGGGRPRWFIRHFSRRNVTDAQDLCLESIDGSSSGEEDSADNSTDTGDSRERSNTVPLSRSIPSTDIREAAREEIFKLEEKEELGTSSTAGQSDLIPEAPDSPEVLRDGEPRDASA encoded by the exons ATGGGAAATCTGAAATGCTGTTTTAAAG GAACCTGTGGGGAGGATGAGACAGAAGCTGCCCAGTCCACTTCGAGAAAGAAGAGATTTAAGAAAGTGCGCTTCTCTCTGCACAACCGGGTATACCCGATCAGTGACACAGAAGAAG ATCCCACGGAGGGACCAGCCGAGGACCTTCCCACGGACGAGGCAGAGGAACGTGCCTCATCTCTCCCTGAG GTGGATGCTGAGACTATCCAAaact CTCCAGTTGAGTCCCTGACTCAGGAAATTCCCAACTCAGAGGCGGAAGAAGAAACCTCAGCTCTCTCAG gaggagggagaccaAGATGGTTTATCAGACACTTCTCGAGGAGGAATGTGACTGATGCACAAG ATTTGTGTCTGGAGAGCATAGACGGCTCCAGCAGTGGGGAGGAAGACTCGGCAG ACAACTCCACGGATACCGGGGATTCACGTGAAAGGAGCAACACTGTGCCT CTCTCAAGAAGCATCCCTTCCACGGACATCAGGGAAGCAGCgagggaagaaatatttaagttggaagaaaaggaggaactaGGAACAAG CAGCACAGCAGGACAGTCTGACCTCATCCCAGAAGCTCCAGATTCGCCTGAGGTCCTCAGAGACGGCGAGCCACGAGATGCCTCGGCCTAG
- the LOC144299467 gene encoding nebulin-like: MSLMHAKNQKHLASNRLYKSVYEKNKMRIHIVPDMVEMVTAKESQKKGSEIDYCLHLCEWICHPDLQVNSHIRKVTDQIYSNIVYKDDLNWLKGIGCYISDIPEILHAKHAYVLCNHIKYKSHTQKTRNGYKLVTDTQVYVQAVKSHLPP, translated from the exons ATGTCCCTGATGCATGCTAAGAACCAGAAGCATCTGGCTAGCAAT CGCCTATATAAATCAGTTTATGAAAAGAACAAGATGAGAATCCACATCGTGCCTGACATGGTGGAGATGGTTACTGCTAAGGAATCTCAGAAGAAAGGCAGTGAGATTGATTACTGCCTACACCTCTGTGAGTGGATTTGCCACCCTGACTTGCAAGTCAACAGCCACATCAGGAAAGTCACAGATCAGATCTACAGCAAC ATTGTATACAAGGATGACCTCAACTGGCTAAAGGGCATTGGATGCTACATCTCGGACATTCCTGAAATTCTTCATGCCAAGCATGCTTATGTTCTATGTAACCAT ATCAAGTACAAATCTCACACACAGAAGACCAGGAATGGCTACAAGTTAGTCACAGACACACAAGTCTATGTGCAGGCTGTGAAAA GCCATCTACCACCATGA
- the LOC144299419 gene encoding uncharacterized protein LOC144299419 isoform X2: MGQQLCRGNRRLKQESIWTNSPWTSAHKMPTLLSIAMHFPGTCGEDETEAAQSTSRKKRFKKVRFSLHNRVYPISDTEEDPTEGPAEDLPTDEAEERASSLPEVDAETIQNSPVESLTQEIPNSEAEEETSALSGGGRPRWFIRHFSRRNVTDAQDLCLESIDGSSSGEEDSADNSTDTGDSRERSNTVPLSRSIPSTDIREAAREEIFKLEEKEELGTSTAGQSDLIPEAPDSPEVLRDGEPRDASA, encoded by the exons ATGGGGCAACAGTTGTGTAGGGGGAATAGAAGGCTGAAACAAGAGTCAATTTGGACTAATTCCCCATGGACTTCTGCCCACAAGATGCCAACACTGCTTTCTATTGCTATGCATTTCCCAGGAACCTGTGGGGAGGATGAGACAGAAGCTGCCCAGTCCACTTCGAGAAAGAAGAGATTTAAGAAAGTGCGCTTCTCTCTGCACAACCGGGTATACCCGATCAGTGACACAGAAGAAG ATCCCACGGAGGGACCAGCCGAGGACCTTCCCACGGACGAGGCAGAGGAACGTGCCTCATCTCTCCCTGAG GTGGATGCTGAGACTATCCAAaact CTCCAGTTGAGTCCCTGACTCAGGAAATTCCCAACTCAGAGGCGGAAGAAGAAACCTCAGCTCTCTCAG gaggagggagaccaAGATGGTTTATCAGACACTTCTCGAGGAGGAATGTGACTGATGCACAAG ATTTGTGTCTGGAGAGCATAGACGGCTCCAGCAGTGGGGAGGAAGACTCGGCAG ACAACTCCACGGATACCGGGGATTCACGTGAAAGGAGCAACACTGTGCCT CTCTCAAGAAGCATCCCTTCCACGGACATCAGGGAAGCAGCgagggaagaaatatttaagttggaagaaaaggaggaactaGGAACAAG CACAGCAGGACAGTCTGACCTCATCCCAGAAGCTCCAGATTCGCCTGAGGTCCTCAGAGACGGCGAGCCACGAGATGCCTCGGCCTAG
- the LOC144299419 gene encoding uncharacterized protein LOC144299419 isoform X3: protein MDTSTSQNREPRHIGLSGTLSGTCGEDETEAAQSTSRKKRFKKVRFSLHNRVYPISDTEEDPTEGPAEDLPTDEAEERASSLPEVDAETIQNSPVESLTQEIPNSEAEEETSALSGGGRPRWFIRHFSRRNVTDAQDLCLESIDGSSSGEEDSADNSTDTGDSRERSNTVPLSRSIPSTDIREAAREEIFKLEEKEELGTSSTAGQSDLIPEAPDSPEVLRDGEPRDASA, encoded by the exons ATGGACACTTCCACATCTCAGAACAGGGAACCGAGGCACATTGGGCTTTCTGGAACTCTGTCAG GAACCTGTGGGGAGGATGAGACAGAAGCTGCCCAGTCCACTTCGAGAAAGAAGAGATTTAAGAAAGTGCGCTTCTCTCTGCACAACCGGGTATACCCGATCAGTGACACAGAAGAAG ATCCCACGGAGGGACCAGCCGAGGACCTTCCCACGGACGAGGCAGAGGAACGTGCCTCATCTCTCCCTGAG GTGGATGCTGAGACTATCCAAaact CTCCAGTTGAGTCCCTGACTCAGGAAATTCCCAACTCAGAGGCGGAAGAAGAAACCTCAGCTCTCTCAG gaggagggagaccaAGATGGTTTATCAGACACTTCTCGAGGAGGAATGTGACTGATGCACAAG ATTTGTGTCTGGAGAGCATAGACGGCTCCAGCAGTGGGGAGGAAGACTCGGCAG ACAACTCCACGGATACCGGGGATTCACGTGAAAGGAGCAACACTGTGCCT CTCTCAAGAAGCATCCCTTCCACGGACATCAGGGAAGCAGCgagggaagaaatatttaagttggaagaaaaggaggaactaGGAACAAG CAGCACAGCAGGACAGTCTGACCTCATCCCAGAAGCTCCAGATTCGCCTGAGGTCCTCAGAGACGGCGAGCCACGAGATGCCTCGGCCTAG
- the LOC144299419 gene encoding uncharacterized protein LOC144299419 isoform X1 — protein sequence MGQQLCRGNRRLKQESIWTNSPWTSAHKMPTLLSIAMHFPGTCGEDETEAAQSTSRKKRFKKVRFSLHNRVYPISDTEEDPTEGPAEDLPTDEAEERASSLPEVDAETIQNSPVESLTQEIPNSEAEEETSALSGGGRPRWFIRHFSRRNVTDAQDLCLESIDGSSSGEEDSADNSTDTGDSRERSNTVPLSRSIPSTDIREAAREEIFKLEEKEELGTSSTAGQSDLIPEAPDSPEVLRDGEPRDASA from the exons ATGGGGCAACAGTTGTGTAGGGGGAATAGAAGGCTGAAACAAGAGTCAATTTGGACTAATTCCCCATGGACTTCTGCCCACAAGATGCCAACACTGCTTTCTATTGCTATGCATTTCCCAGGAACCTGTGGGGAGGATGAGACAGAAGCTGCCCAGTCCACTTCGAGAAAGAAGAGATTTAAGAAAGTGCGCTTCTCTCTGCACAACCGGGTATACCCGATCAGTGACACAGAAGAAG ATCCCACGGAGGGACCAGCCGAGGACCTTCCCACGGACGAGGCAGAGGAACGTGCCTCATCTCTCCCTGAG GTGGATGCTGAGACTATCCAAaact CTCCAGTTGAGTCCCTGACTCAGGAAATTCCCAACTCAGAGGCGGAAGAAGAAACCTCAGCTCTCTCAG gaggagggagaccaAGATGGTTTATCAGACACTTCTCGAGGAGGAATGTGACTGATGCACAAG ATTTGTGTCTGGAGAGCATAGACGGCTCCAGCAGTGGGGAGGAAGACTCGGCAG ACAACTCCACGGATACCGGGGATTCACGTGAAAGGAGCAACACTGTGCCT CTCTCAAGAAGCATCCCTTCCACGGACATCAGGGAAGCAGCgagggaagaaatatttaagttggaagaaaaggaggaactaGGAACAAG CAGCACAGCAGGACAGTCTGACCTCATCCCAGAAGCTCCAGATTCGCCTGAGGTCCTCAGAGACGGCGAGCCACGAGATGCCTCGGCCTAG
- the LOC144299419 gene encoding uncharacterized protein LOC144299419 isoform X5, with protein sequence MTGKGTCGEDETEAAQSTSRKKRFKKVRFSLHNRVYPISDTEEDPTEGPAEDLPTDEAEERASSLPEVDAETIQNSPVESLTQEIPNSEAEEETSALSGGGRPRWFIRHFSRRNVTDAQDLCLESIDGSSSGEEDSADNSTDTGDSRERSNTVPLSRSIPSTDIREAAREEIFKLEEKEELGTSSTAGQSDLIPEAPDSPEVLRDGEPRDASA encoded by the exons ATGACGGGGAAAG GAACCTGTGGGGAGGATGAGACAGAAGCTGCCCAGTCCACTTCGAGAAAGAAGAGATTTAAGAAAGTGCGCTTCTCTCTGCACAACCGGGTATACCCGATCAGTGACACAGAAGAAG ATCCCACGGAGGGACCAGCCGAGGACCTTCCCACGGACGAGGCAGAGGAACGTGCCTCATCTCTCCCTGAG GTGGATGCTGAGACTATCCAAaact CTCCAGTTGAGTCCCTGACTCAGGAAATTCCCAACTCAGAGGCGGAAGAAGAAACCTCAGCTCTCTCAG gaggagggagaccaAGATGGTTTATCAGACACTTCTCGAGGAGGAATGTGACTGATGCACAAG ATTTGTGTCTGGAGAGCATAGACGGCTCCAGCAGTGGGGAGGAAGACTCGGCAG ACAACTCCACGGATACCGGGGATTCACGTGAAAGGAGCAACACTGTGCCT CTCTCAAGAAGCATCCCTTCCACGGACATCAGGGAAGCAGCgagggaagaaatatttaagttggaagaaaaggaggaactaGGAACAAG CAGCACAGCAGGACAGTCTGACCTCATCCCAGAAGCTCCAGATTCGCCTGAGGTCCTCAGAGACGGCGAGCCACGAGATGCCTCGGCCTAG